One window from the genome of Ananas comosus cultivar F153 linkage group 13, ASM154086v1, whole genome shotgun sequence encodes:
- the LOC109719131 gene encoding cytochrome P450 94A1-like, with the protein MGFRSLGQVSGIITADPANVEHMLKINFRNYPKGQRTCALLEDFLGRGIFNSDGEHWKRQRKLASHEFNTKTLRNFVVDAVQFEIQYRLLPLLKRAEERDEVVELQDVLERFAFDNVCKVAFDADPACLREDGFAGANSDFMRAFGEAQFLVGWRFMDALKVTWRIKKLLNVGSERRIKEAISIVHNYASDIIRSRRERPLDQKSDLLSRFASCDDHSEEFLRDIVISFLLAGRETTSSALTWFFWIVSTRPDVEMKIVEEIKSIRTRNPNSSKTFSFDELREMHYLHAAISESMRLYPPVPMDTQSCEEDDTMPDGTFVGKGWFVTYSAYAMGRLENIWGKDCEEYKPERWLENGVFRPESPFRYPVFHAGPRMCLGKEMAYIQMKSIVACVFERFQLVSVVKTKSTPEHVLSLTLRMKGGLPVQVTKREEQRVC; encoded by the coding sequence ATGGGCTTCCGCAGCCTCGGGCAGGTCAGCGGCATCATCACTGCCGACCCTGCGAATGTCGAGCACATGCTAAAAATCAACTTCAGAAACTACCCCAAGGGTCAGCGCACGTGCGCCTTGCTCGAAGATTTTCTCGGCCGCGGAATCTTCAACTCAGACGGGGAGCATTGGAAGCGGCAGAGAAAGCTGGCGAGCCACGAATTCAATACGAAGACGCTCCGCAACTTCGTGGTGGATGCCGTGCAGTTTGAGATACAGTACAGACTGCTCCCGCTGCTGAAGAGAGCGGAAGAAAGAGATGAGGTCGTCGAGCTGCAAGACGTTCTCGAACGCTTTGCGTTCGACAACGTCTGCAAGGTGGCGTTCGATGCCGACCCCGCCTGCCTTCGTGAAGACGGCTTTGCCGGCGCGAACTCCGACTTCATGCGGGCCTTCGGCGAAGCGCAGTTCCTCGTCGGATGGCGGTTCATGGACGCACTGAAGGTGACATGGAGGATCAAGAAGCTTCTCAATGTCGGATCGGAGCGGCGGATAAAAGAGGCCATCTCGATCGTCCACAACTACGCTTCGGACATCATTCGGTCGCGAAGGGAGAGGCCTTTGGATCAGAAGAGCGATCTCCTGTCCCGATTCGCATCGTGCGATGACCACTCAGAAGAGTTCCTCCGCGATATCGTGATAAGCTTCCTCCTTGCAGGCCGCGAGACGACGTCGTCGGCACTGACATGGTTCTTCTGGATCGTATCTACGAGACCCGATGTAGAAATGAAGATAGTTGAAGAGATTAAATCAATCAGAACCAGAAATCCAAATTCGAGCAAGACTTTCAGCTTTGACGAGCTACGCGAGATGCACTACTTGCACGCCGCGATATCAGAATCGATGAGATTATACCCTCCTGTGCCTATGGATACGCAATCATGCGAAGAGGACGATACAATGCCGGATGGAACGTTCGTGGGGAAAGGATGGTTTGTGACATACAGTGCTTATGCTATGGGGAGATTGGAGAACATATGGGGCAAGGATTGCGAAGAGTACAAGCCGGAGAGGTGGTTGGAAAACGGCGTTTTCCGGCCGGAGAGCCCGTTCCGTTACCCAGTGTTTCATGCGGGGCCGAGAATGTGCTTGGGGAAGGAGATGGCTTATATACAGATGAAGTCCATTGTGGCTTGCGTGTTTGAAAGGTTTCAGCTTGTTAGTGTTGTGAAAACAAAGAGCACTCCTGAACATGTGCTCTCGCTAACACTAAGAATGAAAGGGGGTTTGCCTGTTCAGGTTACAAAGAGAGAGGAACAAAGGGTCTGTTAA